The Candidatus Eremiobacteraceae bacterium genome includes a region encoding these proteins:
- a CDS encoding penicillin acylase family protein, whose amino-acid sequence MAPVRAALVVLGVLAGIVVLLGAWFIRAPLPKLDGTIDAASLKAEVTIRRDDRGIPHIEASSASDLFFGQGFACAQDRLWQMDVLRREAEGKLSELFGPVALSVDEYFRTIGLGEIAQATADRASPAERQILQSYADGVNAAASTRALPLEFRLLGYKPQPWTPADTLAVGLLITKQQDDNWKDILLRSDIAAKVGTVAAHALMDFQVPALEEYMPGYTPHAKPQSGGTNATMIEPALDLARAQGVDSPALADHQGSNNWTVGASRTTTGKPVLSNDTHLDHTLPSTWWVSQIEGAGYDVEGFTLPGLPGVVIGHNTRIAFGVTSAAEDVEDLFVERFESAKSDRYLANGKWLKAQHRVELIDIKGRAPLALDVLVTRHGPIIKRSGTTGLALSWTAMREGTKVNAVLDWDRASDWPQFRAALSELVGPTLNFAYADVDGHIGYQDAGRVPERVAGDGTMPVEGQDDRFAWKGDVPFDALPHALDPPRGFLATANNEIVPGTFAPSLSRDYLPPYRIHKIVERLTPPGKRTPETLGSIQGDDFDYPRWRLAQTAAPILAASTSSADRDLASLISGWNGDTDVDANAPTFLAAFDHALQDRLLRKQLGSALLTRYDAHQHLITPLIRALDGDDTLAKMGISRSAIRSAILPAAHDAEAALGYPKRPLQKWGDANAAVYEHPLAIGWPLTLLNAPTIPQRGDPYAVFQSRPDFGPSMRFVGDTSDWDHSSMLLTLGESGVWTDAHYDDMERDWVDVEYRPTPFSDAAVLKATTDTLRLEPAAP is encoded by the coding sequence GTGGCACCTGTCCGCGCCGCGCTCGTCGTTCTCGGCGTCCTCGCCGGCATCGTCGTGCTCCTCGGCGCCTGGTTCATCCGGGCGCCGCTTCCAAAACTCGACGGCACGATCGATGCTGCCTCGCTCAAGGCCGAAGTGACCATCCGGCGCGACGACCGCGGCATCCCTCACATCGAAGCGTCGTCGGCATCCGATCTTTTCTTCGGACAAGGTTTCGCGTGCGCGCAAGACCGCTTGTGGCAGATGGACGTCTTGCGGCGCGAGGCTGAAGGGAAGCTGTCGGAACTTTTCGGTCCGGTCGCGTTGAGCGTCGACGAGTATTTCAGAACGATCGGCCTCGGCGAGATCGCGCAAGCGACGGCAGATCGGGCATCGCCCGCCGAACGGCAAATCCTTCAGTCGTATGCGGATGGGGTCAACGCCGCGGCATCGACCCGTGCGCTCCCGCTCGAATTCCGTTTGCTCGGCTACAAGCCGCAGCCCTGGACGCCGGCCGACACGCTCGCCGTGGGACTGCTCATCACGAAACAGCAAGACGACAACTGGAAAGACATCCTCTTGCGCTCCGATATCGCGGCGAAGGTCGGAACCGTCGCGGCCCACGCGCTCATGGATTTCCAAGTGCCCGCGCTCGAGGAGTACATGCCCGGCTACACGCCGCACGCGAAGCCGCAGTCCGGGGGCACGAACGCGACGATGATCGAGCCCGCGCTCGATCTCGCCCGCGCGCAAGGCGTCGACTCACCTGCGCTCGCCGATCATCAAGGGTCGAACAACTGGACCGTCGGGGCATCGCGCACGACGACGGGCAAGCCGGTGCTTTCGAACGACACGCACCTCGATCACACGCTGCCGAGCACATGGTGGGTATCGCAGATCGAAGGCGCGGGCTACGACGTCGAAGGTTTCACACTTCCAGGCTTGCCCGGCGTCGTCATCGGCCACAACACGCGCATCGCGTTCGGCGTGACGAGCGCCGCCGAAGACGTCGAGGATCTCTTCGTCGAGCGGTTCGAATCGGCCAAGTCGGACCGTTACCTGGCGAATGGGAAGTGGCTCAAGGCCCAACATCGCGTCGAGCTGATCGACATCAAGGGTCGCGCTCCGCTCGCGCTCGACGTGCTCGTGACGAGACACGGGCCGATCATCAAGCGGTCGGGCACGACCGGCTTGGCTCTCAGCTGGACGGCGATGCGCGAAGGCACGAAGGTCAACGCGGTCCTCGATTGGGATCGCGCTTCCGATTGGCCACAGTTCCGCGCCGCGCTCTCCGAACTCGTGGGGCCGACGCTCAACTTCGCGTACGCTGACGTCGATGGTCACATCGGGTATCAAGATGCAGGGCGCGTGCCCGAGCGCGTCGCCGGCGACGGTACGATGCCGGTCGAAGGACAAGACGACCGCTTCGCGTGGAAAGGCGATGTACCGTTCGACGCCCTGCCGCATGCGCTCGATCCGCCGCGCGGATTCCTTGCGACGGCGAACAACGAAATCGTGCCCGGCACGTTCGCGCCATCGCTTTCGCGCGACTACTTGCCGCCATACCGGATCCACAAGATCGTCGAGCGGCTGACGCCGCCCGGAAAGCGGACGCCCGAAACGCTCGGGTCGATCCAGGGAGACGATTTCGACTACCCTCGCTGGCGTTTGGCCCAGACGGCCGCTCCGATCCTCGCCGCCTCGACATCATCCGCCGATCGCGATCTCGCCTCATTGATATCCGGCTGGAACGGCGATACGGACGTCGACGCCAACGCGCCCACGTTCCTCGCAGCGTTCGACCACGCGCTGCAGGACCGTTTGTTGAGGAAGCAGCTGGGTTCGGCACTTCTCACACGTTACGACGCTCATCAGCACTTGATAACGCCGCTCATCCGAGCACTCGACGGCGACGATACGCTCGCCAAGATGGGTATCTCTCGCTCGGCGATCCGGAGCGCGATCCTGCCGGCCGCGCACGACGCCGAAGCGGCGCTCGGCTATCCGAAGCGGCCGCTGCAGAAGTGGGGCGACGCGAACGCGGCCGTCTACGAGCACCCGCTCGCGATCGGTTGGCCGTTGACGCTGCTGAACGCTCCGACGATTCCCCAGCGCGGCGATCCGTATGCCGTCTTCCAAAGCAGGCCCGATTTCGGACCCTCCATGCGCTTCGTCGGCGACACGAGCGATTGGGATCATTCGTCGATGCTGCTGACGCTCGGCGAATCCGGAGTCTGGACGGATGCGCACTACGACGACATGGAGCGCGATTGGGTCGACGTCGAATACAGACCGACGCCGTTCAGCGACGCCGCTGTGTTAAAAGCGACGACCGATACGCTGCGTCTCGAACCGGCCGCGCCTTAG
- a CDS encoding FAD-dependent oxidoreductase: protein MSRYDVVVAGGGAAGLSAAIFLARAGVSVAVFDRAESSLRRVEKVYNYLGFPDGIGGTELLVLGRRQAERFGAAVLDASVDRVAPTSDGFAVTADDAAHECAYFILASNKRTDLASALGIELGGFGGRFVQTDENGATAVDRCYAVGRITGRPSQAIISAGDGARVAIAIIERIRGGYYVDHDT from the coding sequence ATGTCGCGATATGACGTGGTCGTGGCAGGCGGCGGAGCCGCCGGTCTCAGCGCCGCGATCTTCCTGGCCCGCGCCGGCGTCAGCGTCGCCGTGTTCGACCGAGCCGAGTCGAGCTTGCGCCGCGTCGAGAAAGTCTACAACTACCTCGGATTTCCGGACGGCATCGGCGGTACCGAACTGCTCGTACTGGGGAGGCGGCAAGCCGAGCGCTTCGGCGCAGCCGTTCTCGACGCGAGCGTCGACAGGGTCGCGCCGACCTCCGACGGCTTCGCCGTAACGGCGGACGATGCTGCGCACGAATGCGCGTACTTCATCCTCGCGTCGAACAAGCGCACCGATCTGGCGAGCGCGCTCGGCATCGAGCTCGGCGGCTTCGGGGGACGTTTCGTCCAGACGGATGAGAACGGCGCGACCGCCGTCGACCGCTGCTACGCCGTCGGCCGTATCACGGGGCGCCCAAGTCAGGCGATCATATCGGCCGGCGACGGCGCACGCGTCGCGATCGCGATCATCGAGCGCATTCGCGGCGGCTACTACGTCGATCACGACACGTAG